In one window of Arctopsyche grandis isolate Sample6627 chromosome 6, ASM5162203v2, whole genome shotgun sequence DNA:
- the LOC143913626 gene encoding growth/differentiation factor 8-like, whose protein sequence is MQSRIREATLHVHVSEGKAGNCSRDADDDDAVSAVSVAVTRVWHPPGAGWNWAPSSTATAGLTGAQRRDGAWLRIDVTDSLADWMALPRSGLGLAVRASTKKKHPLSVTQDPIDMMPYLEVYIDDEHRKRTKRTLGLTCTEDSEETRCCRYPLTVDFEDFGWDWIIAPKKYEANFCMGDCPYAFMQKFPNTHVVHLASPPGYPGPCCTPRKVSSIQLLHFDHEFNIIAGDIPGMIVERCGCS, encoded by the exons ATGCAGAGTAGGATCAGAGAGGCGACGCTGCACGTGCACGTGTCGGAAGGAAAGGCGGGAAACTGTTCTCGAGatgctgatgatgatgatgccgTGTCAGCGGTTTCCGTTGCGGTGACGCGAGTATGGCATCCTCCTGGTGCTGGGTGGAACTGGGCACCCAGTTCTACTGCGACTGCGGGGCTCACGGGGGCGCAGCGCCGAGATGGGGCCTGGTTGCGGATCGACGTCACAGATTCCCTTGCCGATTGGATGGCTCTGCCCAGGTCTGGGTTGGGGCTGGCGGTGAGGGCGTCTACCAAAAAAAAACACCCCTTGTCCGTCACGCAAGATCCCATCGATAtg ATGCCCTATTTGGAGGTGTATATAGACGACGAGCATAGGAAGCGGACGAAACGCACCTTAGGCCTGACCTGCACCGAGGACTCGGAGGAGACGCGCTGCTGCCGTTATCCTCTGACCGTGGATTTCGAGGACTTCGGCTGGGACTGGATCATAGCCCCGAAGAAGTACGAGGCCAACTTCTGCATGGGCGACTGTCCTTACGCTTTCATGCAGAAGTTCCCCAACACCCACGTGGTCCACCTGGCTTCGCCGCCAGGCTATCCAGGCCCGTGCTGCACGCCGAGGAAGGTCAGCTCCATCCAGCTGCTGCACTTCGATCACGAGTTCAACATCATCGCTGGCGACATACCAGGCATGATCGTCGAAAGGTGTGGCTGCTCGTAA
- the LOC143913629 gene encoding glycine receptor subunit alpha-2-like, whose amino-acid sequence MLFALRRVFIMLCFSLISAEDGHKMSFLANSSYQEIELKNTESSLSLRDILPIKTKYYDKNRAPKLLGQPTIVYFHVTVLSIDSINEESMTYVADIFLAQSWRDPRLRLPENMYEEYRILDVDWLNNIWRPDCFFKNAKKVTFHEMSIPNHYLWLYHDKTLLYMSKLTLVLSCAMKFESYPHDTQICSMMIESLSHTVHDLRFIWNMTDPLVVNPEIELPQLDISNNYTTDCTIEYSTGNFTCLAVVFNLRRRLGYHLFHTYIPSALIVVMSWISFWIKPEAIPARVTLGVTSLLTLATQNTQSQQSLPPVSYVKAIDVWMSSCSVFVFLSLFEFAVVNNYMGPVATKAMKGYSDEDIRSDLDGYKGVFPEDDIRASVAVPQYDTFCHGRETALFIDRFSRFFFPFSFFILNIVYWTTFL is encoded by the exons ATGCTATTTGCACTACGTCGTGTCTTCATCATGTTGTGCTTCAGCCTTATTTCAGCCGAGGACGGTCATAAAATGTCATTCCT agCAAATTCATCGTATCAGGAAATAGAATTGAAAAATACCGAGAGTAGTCTATCTCTTCGGGATATATTGCCAATAAAGACGAAATACTACGACAAAAATCGAGCACCCAAGCTGTTGGGTCAACCTACAATTGTTTATTTTCACGTCACTGTATTATCCATTGATTCAATCAATGAGGAATCCATG ACTTATGTAGCGGACATATTTCTGGCACAGTCTTGGAGGGATCCGCGTCTAAGGCTACCGGAGAATATGTACGAGGAGTATAGAATATTGGATGTGGATTGGTTGAACAATATCTGGAGACCTGATTGTTTTTTTAAGAATGCTAAAAAAGTGACGTTTCACGAGATGAGCATTCCGAATCATTATTTGTGGTTGTACCATGACAAAACTCTGCTGTATATGTCAAa attAACTTTAGTACTTTCTTGTGCTATGAAATTTGAATCATATCCTCATGATACTCAAATATGCTCCATGATGATTGAAAGTT TGTCTCACACGGTACACGATCTACGATTCATATGGAATATGACTGACCCTCTGGTGGTGAACCCTGAGATTGAATTGCCGCAGTTGGATATTTCTAATAATTACACAACTGATTGTACTATAGAATATTCCACAG gAAATTTCACATGTTTAGCTGTCGTTTTCAATCTTCGCCGTAGATTGGGCTATCATCTctttcatacgtacataccGTCAGCTCTTATAGTCGTCATGTCGTGGATATCCTTTTGGATCAAACCTGAAGCAATTCCAGCACGGGTCACTCTTGGAGTCACGTCACTTCTTACTTTAG ctACTCAAAATACACAATCTCAACAATCATTACCTCCAGTATCTTATGTGAAGGCTATAGATGTGTGGATGTCTTCTTGTtctgtatttgtatttctttCTTTGTTTGAGTTTGCCGTTGTGAATAATTATATGGGACCTGTGGCTACTAAAGCCATGAAAGGATACTCTGATGAAGATATAAGATCTGATTTGGATGGATATAAg GGAGTGTTTCCTGAAGACGATATACGCGCTAGTGTTGCCGTACCTCAGTATGATACATTCTGTCATGGCAGGGAAACTGCACTTTTTATAGATCGATTTTCCCGATTCTTCTTTccattctccttcttcatattgAACATCGTATATTGGACTACTTTTTTGTga